The DNA region GGCAATCCCTCAGCCTGTCCACCTCACGACATGGTTTCTTCGttgaccacatctccgccctagtcatgtttggcatATCTTCTCGGCGAAGATGAGGGCAgaaagcgggaaagtactcgTAGATCCATGTTTGGAGCAATGTCAGGCATCCCGCAAttgtcttgcaaccagccctagatgccattccgagctgcctatAAAAGTaggccaaggtcaccgcaccccaggccaccTCCTGCTGATCGGCGTTCACGGCTAGTATCGGGTGAAGTCGCATGCcaattctggtcttatccgccagcaaggtagagccgacgatagacatgtagtacgctgtcgtctgggtatccatggcctgcgacctatgacacagccacatcagttcagcaacgttCACGCAGCAGCAGGTTAAGGCACCCCTACGCCGAAGCTCAGACACAGGCTCCCTGAACAGATTGGTGTTACCGATGTGCCACTCCGCTTCAGAAGGCCCAGCTggcagagaaccttcaatagaaatgcctagtatgcgttgcacgtcgtgcaacataatcgccATTTCCCTCCATGGCAtatggaaggtgttcgtatccggctgccacctctgcACGAACGCCGATATTAAAGCAcaatcgatgtgctggtgcataatgtccggtagtcggccgagggaagGGGCAAGTAGAACATCGTTTagcgcatcggacatatcccttagtcggatgatggactccaccggcctcttcctaatacggcaatccagaatcggaggcgtacacTCGGAGCCGtcgaaaataagtttagctatgtgcccgccatagctaaggatcagtcgcgtatctgtcggccccccccagctggggcgatgtgactaaccagtccgtgttagcggactgtgagggcctgctttctcgtggcggctcattatcgacgaaactacgtcctgcgcgctcagatgcggcagaaGAACTAGGGCCGGCACGTGCGAATCTCCCGTCGGGCCCCCGAAAAACAGTCCAGTCCAATGGGTGAGAATCAGGAGCTTCGTATTGAACAttatcagcatcattatcatcatcactagaaaccccccaactactctggatgcTGCTAGACTGGTCATCAAGAGGTGTTCAAACTAGGTCTAGcgcactcgacctttgggcaatATTGTGTCTGGCAGCCTTTTCCTGCCTAGCcttcctagcagaacccgttacccccattctcatgcgggtcccctctgagtaaggtaggcctagaactactacctctcaacaattgtctaaaaaatctctttccttttccttgattaccagccatttactacaattttgacaatttcattaaatattaataataaatgaacataatcaaacattacgttacattaaccacatgaacaaaaaagaacggagggagtattaattttctgaattgacaataatcataaaaataataacaaaaaatggaaaaaaaaaggaaaaaaaaatcaaacaacaccaataataaaaataattttcaagacaacatacaaagtttattaataataataatattaattataataaacatattaaaaataataaattaataattaaaagaaaaataataatttaataataaaaataataacaatcacaaaaataataaaaaaattaataataataacaataataataataataataataataataataataataataataataataataataataataataataataacaataaaaaaaaattttaaaaataataataattataaaaaagaaacgaaaaaaaaattacctcgattaaaattttttttttcgtttgtttttgaataattattataatttttaattatattgttattattattattattattattattattattattaatattaattttattattattgatattattgttgtgattgttattatttttattattaaatatatatttatgttttgatttttaatttattaatgtaaatatgtttgttataataataattattatttttatttttaataacttttttatattacttttattattattgttattattgttggtttttttttcgaatgtaaattatttaaatttttttttaaaaaaaagaaaatgaatcgcccagatctgggcgattcatttaatttattattattttttttcgtttcttttttataataattattattatttttaattttattattattattattattattattattattattattattattattattattattattattattattattattattattattactactactgttattattattaatttttttattatttttgtgattgttattatttttattattaaattattaattttcttttaattattaatttattatttaaatatgtttattataattaatgttattattattaataaactttttatgttgtcttgaaaattatttttattattggtgttgtttggttttttttcctttttttttccatttttttgttattatttttatgattattgtcaattttgaaaattaatatattgttttttttttcatgtggttaatgtaacgtaatgtttgattatgttcatttattattaatatttaatgaaattgtcaaaaattgtagtaaatggctggtaatcaaggaaaaggatagggtttttttagacaattgttgagaggtaatagttctaggcctaccttaatCAGAGGGGACCCGAAGAGAGggggggtaacgggttctgctaggagggttaggcaggaagaggctgccagacacaatattgcccaaaggtcgagtgcgTTCGAGTGCGTTAGACCTAGTCCGCACCCCTCTTGATGACCAGTCTAGCAgcatccagagtagttggggtgtttctagtgatgatgataatgatgctgatgatgttcaataCGAAGCTCCTAATTCTCGCCCATTGGACTGGACTATTGTTCGGGGGCCCGACGGGAGATTCGCACGTGGCGGCCCTAGTTCTTCTGCCGCATCCGAGCGCGCAAGACGTAGTTtcgtcgataatgagccgccacgagAAAGAAGGCCCTCACAGTCCgctaacacggactggttagtcacatcgccccagcacggggggccgacagatacgtgactaatccctagctatggcgggcacataactaaacttattttcgatggctccgagcgtacgcctcggATTCTGGATTGCCATATTAGGAAGAggccggtggagtccatcatccgACTGAGGGATATGTTCGATGCActaaacgatgttctacctgccacttccctcggccgactaccggACATTATGCAccattcacccaacatatatttataactttataaatttaaataatttataaaaataaattatgcaacacttttttggcgattgaaccggggtccaatcgcccagatctgggcgattcattttcatttatttttttaaatttaaataatttacgtTCGAAAAAAAAcccaacaataataacaataataataaaaataatataaaaaagttattaaaaataaaaatagtaataataattataacaaacatattaacattaataaattaaaaatcaaaacataaatatatatttaataataaaaataataacaatcacaccaataataacaataataataaaattattaataataacagtaataaaaaataataataataataataataataataataatattataattaaaaattataataattattcaaaaacaaacgaaaaaaaaataatttaaattggcGATTGAatcggggtccaatcgcccagatctgagcggttcaattaaatttttttttttcgtttgtaaatttaaattaattacattcgaAAAAAACTACCTCGATTAATTTTTTGCGAATTGAATTTAGTTTTTTCTTCAACAATTTGCTTTTGTaagttggtttttaagtgtggtaagaaaaattttagtgagattgtggtatatgtaggaaattttaaattcaatggCAATAtcgtaattttttgaaaattcaggGATAAATACGTAATTTACtcaggggtggcgataaaataaaaaaagtagcgaaatttaagaattagttttttttttacccaaatttttCCAAAATGAAAGCTTGACTAGGGCGGTGGAGCATATACATTGATAGGTGTAATAAGGATCAAATAGAAAGCCTCGCCGTCGTTTTTTGTTACCAAAATGAACCAAACACAAACATCTCCTCCCGCCACAAAAGATGCCCTCGATCAATCCGACGGTGCCGGTTCACCTCTCAGTAAACCCGACAATTCTCAAGATGATAGAGACAAAAAGGTTTCTTCCTAATTTTactattttcttcttatttttagataatttaCAAATCATAGGTGTTCCTCTTTGTCTATATTATTCTCTTCCCATCAACTTATCATCTTACCCTTTATTAAAACAATGGGTTATGGCAAGGTTTTGAGTCGAAAATTCAAAGATGTTGAAATTTCTGTGCCCATTGTTTATGGAACCATTGCATTTTGGCTTGGTCGGAAGGCAACTGAGTGAGTTCACTTTTATTGTTGTTCAATTATAATTTGTTCCCCCGactgtttgatgaaatgcctgAAAGAAGTTTTGTTTTTTGAAGGTCTCAATCGCATAGATGGACTGTTTATGTTCGTGGGGCAACAAACGAGGATCTGAGTGTTGTAGTTAAGCGTGTTGTGTTTCAACTACACCCAAGTTTCAATAATCCTATAAGAGTTATTGATTCTCCGCCGTTTGAATTATCGGAATGTGGTTGGGGTGAATTTGAGATTGCCATTTCACTTTACTTCCACAATGATGTTTGCGATAGGAAGTTGGACATGTGAGTATAATGATAATGTCTTGGGTTTTATTGGAGCAATCATATATGCATATCGGGTGGATATGAACAACGTGTATACGCTTACATGGTTTTATTGGGTTTGAATCCAAGTGTAACTGTAAATTGATTTTCTCTACAGATATCACCATTTGAAGCTGTACCCTTTAGAACAGAGCGGTCCACAATCTACTAAAAAGCCAGTTGTTGTGGAATCATATGATGAGGTTGTCTTTCCTGACCCATCCGAGTCTTTTCTCGCTCGTGTACAGAACCACCCTGCTGTAGTTGTGCCTCGGCTTCCTGCTGGTTTGGAGCTTCCGCCATCTGGTATGGGTGGTTTTTCTTTGGTTTTGGTATTGTTAAATGATAAAACTATTATGTTCAATTAGCTGTATTTTTTGCTTCAGCTTCGATTGATGAAAATAGTGATCGGAGAGGAGTCACTAAAGATCATCCTCTGGGTCATTGGTTCATGAATTTCTCAGAGGCAGATGAACTGCTCAAACTTGCTGCAGCTCGTCAACAGGTAATTACAATATTCTTGGCTCTAACTCCTACTTTAAACtgtgatttttatttttggtttttaagtgtgttTACTTTTGGAATTGTCGTGGTGCGCTTTTTCTAATTTGTGCTTGGTTAAAGATATAATTTTTCGCTTCATATGTGTTGAGAGCTAGCTACAATTTATGTTTCAAATAAAAGCAAAGCATTTGGTTGATTTGCTTTCTATTTTAGAAGCTGAGATGCAAATTGCAAAGCATAttagcatagtgcaaaaattggGTGAATAAGCAAGGCTTTAAACCTAACCTCAAAGCTCTAATAGAATACATATGGAGTCTTTTCTTAATGGACTTGGATTATGAATCTAGGTTCCGCATGATTCATGCTCGCTGTTAAAGGATTTTTCCTCAAATTTGTGAATTTATGATCATAGTAGAGACCTATTTCTTTGAAGAATCTTGTGGTAGTAAAAGGAATTAAACAATCACTACCCAGATCGCAGGACGGTAGACCCCTTTTCAATTGGGAACGACTGACCCATGACACAAAAAGGTAGTGTACAGGGTCGCCTTGGACCGCGTAACAAATTGTCAATTACTTCGATTCGAAAAACGTTTGTGTTTCACAAAGATCTATTATTTTGATTGCAAAAAAGATGAGATATGGGAGAAGAAGAGAAATTTAGAAGTTAACAAAAAGTAAAAGAGGAAATAAgaggaaaaagaagagaaaaagagggGAAAACGTACCTGTTTTACCGTAAAGATGGAAGCTGCCAGACATCCATTCCACTTCCCTAATTTATTTTAGAAGATGTATTTAGGTTTTTTCACCATGAAGATTTGTTATCTTGATCGGCACAGAACCATATTGCGTCAGGTAACAATGAATCAAACTCACCTAAACTAGATAACAACAATGACTAGCCTTCTTATAGACATTTGAAGTTCTCTTTTAACCAAGATGCATTTGTGTTTCTTGTCCTTGAGAACCTTCTTTCACGCACATCAACACATATTATTTGTTAGTGGTATCACTAATAAAGGTAGAGTTGCGTACCTCCGATCCCCAAACCCACCCAGCCTAGTGGAaaccacttaatggcattggggtaatggaataatatttttgtgtggtGCTTCAATTTGCATTTGTAACCTCGTTTCTCACGGCTGTTGCCCTTTCCGTTTTTCCTTCAATCATGGACACCTTTCTTAATTATGGTCACTTTTACATCTTCATGATAACAGATCTCACCCTGCTTCATTAGTTCTTAGGCATTAGCATGATCTTCTCTCCTCCCTAGTTGTATGTGTAAGTGTTTTAGTAACCATTATGCGTTAGCCTACGATCATTGTGGTAACAATCACGATTGCAGTAGCTACTCGGTGATGCATTAACAAAGTGATGTAATTATCATATCGCCACCGagaacacaatatatatatatatatatatatatatatatatatatatatatatatatatatatatatatatatatatatatttgcagGGAGAGAGGGTAAAAGAGAGTACGAAAGACAAAGAGAGAAAGATAATGTACAGAGGAATTAGGTCGTGAAAGATGTTATTGGACATCTATACCATTTTGTAAGCTTCAAAATGGAAACCGGTAATTATAGGTAGTACTTACCTGAAAACCCTTTGTTTGCAAATGGAAGGTAAAGGTTGGCCATTTGTAGAATAAACTAAAAGTTAGTTCTTTATCTGCAAAGCAACTAAAGATTACCCTTTTTAGaagtaatttttcttatattaaaaatacttaacCTACCGATGGTAGTTATAAGAGAAAAAACACATACGTGATATCATTTTATTGAATCATGTATATCTTGTATTTGagtttaaatctttttaaaagttaatatttttaaataatatttcaaagttgaaatttttatgaatAATATCTTGAACGTgagatttttaaaagtaaaacaCATACATGATTTTTTCCTTCAATCATGGACACCTTTCTTAATTATGGTCACTTTTACATCTTCATGATAACAGATCTCACCCTGCTTCATTAGTTCTTAGGCATTAGCATGGTCTTCTCTCCTCCCTAGTTGTAAGTGTAGGTGTTATAGTAACCATTATGCGTTAGCCTACGATCATTGTGGTAACAGTCACGATTGCTGTAGCTACACGGTGATGCAGTAACAAAAGTGATGTAGTTATCATATCGCCACTGAGAAtacaatatttttcttaaaatagcCTAAAATGTGGTTGTTTTAAACCTTTACTACGCGGGAAATGCAGTTTCTTTTTGTTGACAACCTTTACAATGCAATCGATGCGGTACAAGTTTGTTTTTGCATTATGCCTACAATCCATGCCATCGTGGTCCTAAGAGAACATAACAAGATGTCATGGGTACACTATCACTCTCCTCCCTATCTTTATAGGGTCTAATATTTGCATAATTTCAGCCTAATCTTTACATCATTACATTATCAAGCCAACTTATCATCTTAGGATTTTGTTTTGTTGGTACTTATTATTTGTCCACCATCTTCATAAAAACTATGTTGTGATAACTACTATTATTCAACATCATTGTACACAAACACCCTTTTACATCTCTTAGTATGGAAGATAACTTTTCTTTGCTTATGTGCACCTTCTAACACCTGTGATTTGTGAATATGATGCAAACTACTGTTTTACGCTTCGCTATCTATTTGAAAAAAGTGTGCACGCATATGACATCTTTTATCtcttgattcatcaaacaagGGTCTATATCAACGTGACACGAAACGAGATGCGATTCGAAACGGGAAATGAAATCGGAAACGAGAAACTTTAGTTTAGAGTTTCGAAAATGTtagtaaatttttatgattgaaaaaattcttaaaaagaATATAAGATAAgttaagaaaaaagaaaaagaaaaggtaaaaaaataacattatatgaaaaggaaataaaaagataaaagaatataaaataagtttaatttagaaaataagaaaatgagatgcGATTCGAAACGAGAAACAAAATTGGAAACGAGAAACTTTAATTTAGAGTTTTGAAAATGTTAGGAAATTTTTACGAttgaaaaaattgttaaaagaatataagataagttaagaaaaaagaaaaagaaaatgagaagaggaaaaaaaataacattatacgaaaaggaaaataaaaagataaaagataaaaaaaaaacatgtcaGTTAGTACAAAAcatgacatttttttttgtttttaggaATAAGAAAAGAACATTGTGTTAGAGATAGTG from Amaranthus tricolor cultivar Red isolate AtriRed21 chromosome 3, ASM2621246v1, whole genome shotgun sequence includes:
- the LOC130808722 gene encoding transcription initiation factor TFIID subunit 14b-like; translation: MNQTQTSPPATKDALDQSDGAGSPLSKPDNSQDDRDKKVLSRKFKDVEISVPIVYGTIAFWLGRKATESQSHRWTVYVRGATNEDLSVVVKRVVFQLHPSFNNPIRVIDSPPFELSECGWGEFEIAISLYFHNDVCDRKLDIYHHLKLYPLEQSGPQSTKKPVVVESYDEVVFPDPSESFLARVQNHPAVVVPRLPAGLELPPSASIDENSDRRGVTKDHPLGHWFMNFSEADELLKLAAARQQVQAHIVKLRRQMSMVDGSSGTVDPASDF